Proteins encoded within one genomic window of Prauserella marina:
- a CDS encoding NUDIX domain-containing protein: MMTDPTARTGHYVFDTKHDRYPVAVHVILTDHHGRVLLMRRAGSGYADGRLGLPAGHVDRGEVPTDSAVREIAEELGIRLDPAALEPGGTMFRRSLEPRVDFFFLARSWIGNPRIREPRKCTELVWAYPDALPVDALDFIGAAITNARTGRHFHEYGWENAKA; this comes from the coding sequence ATGATGACCGACCCGACGGCGCGGACCGGGCACTACGTGTTCGACACCAAGCACGACCGCTACCCCGTGGCTGTGCACGTGATCCTCACCGACCACCACGGGCGCGTACTGCTCATGCGCCGGGCCGGGTCCGGCTACGCCGACGGCCGGCTCGGCCTTCCGGCCGGGCATGTCGACCGGGGGGAGGTCCCGACCGACAGCGCGGTCAGGGAGATCGCCGAGGAACTGGGCATCCGGCTTGATCCAGCAGCGCTGGAGCCAGGTGGGACGATGTTTCGCCGTTCCCTGGAGCCGAGGGTGGATTTTTTCTTCCTCGCCCGATCCTGGATCGGGAACCCGCGAATCCGCGAACCGCGCAAGTGCACCGAACTCGTGTGGGCTTACCCCGATGCCCTGCCCGTCGACGCACTGGACTTCATCGGTGCGGCCATCACCAATGCCCGCACCGGACGTCACTTCCACGAGTACGGCTGGGAAAACGCGAAGGCGTAG
- a CDS encoding thiolase domain-containing protein, translating into MSKLRTAVLGTGQTHHRAKRTDVSMPGLLREAVDRAMADAGVDWPDIDAVVVGKAPDMFEGVMMPELSLADALGAVGKPLLRVHTAGSVGGSTALVAASLVQAGVHQRVLTVAFEKQSESNAMWALSILPPFQMPVGAGAGGYFAPHVRSYIRRSGAPEHIGAVVAAKDRRQGALNPYAHLRQPDITVDSVRASKMLWDPIRYDETCPSSDGACAMVLGDEAAGDAVEGGAAWITATAMRTEPTTFAGRDQVNPQAGRDAAAALWREAGITDPMSEVDTAEIYVPFSWFEPMWLENLGFAKEGEGWRVTEAGDTALGGRLPVNPSGGVLSSNPIGASGMLRFSEAAKQVMGRAGDYQVDGARVALGHAYGGGSQYFAMWLVSADKP; encoded by the coding sequence TTGAGCAAGCTGCGCACCGCGGTACTCGGTACGGGACAGACGCACCATCGCGCGAAGCGCACCGACGTGTCGATGCCGGGGCTGCTCAGGGAAGCGGTGGACAGGGCGATGGCCGACGCCGGTGTCGACTGGCCCGACATCGACGCCGTCGTCGTCGGCAAGGCGCCCGACATGTTCGAGGGCGTCATGATGCCGGAACTGTCACTGGCCGACGCGCTCGGCGCGGTGGGCAAACCGTTGCTGCGCGTGCACACCGCCGGTTCGGTCGGCGGGTCGACGGCGCTGGTGGCTGCCAGCCTCGTCCAGGCCGGCGTACACCAGCGCGTGCTCACGGTGGCCTTCGAGAAGCAGTCGGAGTCCAACGCGATGTGGGCACTGTCGATTCTGCCGCCGTTCCAGATGCCGGTGGGCGCGGGCGCGGGCGGCTACTTCGCGCCGCACGTCCGGTCCTACATCCGCCGTTCCGGCGCGCCGGAGCACATCGGCGCCGTCGTCGCGGCCAAGGACCGCAGGCAGGGCGCGCTCAACCCGTACGCGCACCTGAGGCAACCCGACATCACGGTCGATTCGGTGCGGGCGTCGAAGATGCTGTGGGACCCGATCCGCTACGACGAGACCTGCCCTTCCTCCGACGGCGCGTGCGCGATGGTGCTCGGCGACGAGGCGGCGGGTGATGCCGTCGAGGGCGGCGCCGCGTGGATCACCGCGACCGCCATGCGTACCGAGCCCACCACGTTCGCGGGCCGCGACCAGGTCAACCCGCAAGCGGGAAGGGATGCGGCCGCCGCGCTGTGGCGGGAAGCGGGAATCACCGATCCGATGTCCGAAGTGGACACAGCGGAGATCTATGTCCCGTTTTCCTGGTTCGAGCCGATGTGGCTGGAAAATCTCGGCTTCGCGAAGGAGGGCGAAGGCTGGCGGGTGACGGAAGCGGGAGACACCGCGCTGGGCGGGCGTCTTCCGGTCAACCCCTCCGGCGGGGTGCTGTCGTCCAATCCCATCGGGGCCTCCGGCATGCTGCGCTTCTCCGAGGCCGCGAAGCAGGTGATGGGCAGGGCGGGCGACTATCAGGTCGACGGCGCCAGGGTCGCGCTGGGACACGCCTACGGCGGCGGCTCCCAGTATTTCGCGATGTGGCTCGTTTCCGCCGACAAACCGTGA
- a CDS encoding NAD(P)H-dependent flavin oxidoreductase: MRTVLCDTLGTELPIAGFTPSEHVAAALSRAGGLGVLGCVRFNDAEELDKVLGWMDANTDGKPYGVDIVMPAKVPAEGKQVDLDKLIPEEHKAFVERTLAELGVPELPEGTEERAGVLGWLHSVARSHVEVALEHRIALIANALGSPPPDVIGQAHEHGVPVAALAGTAEHAARHVAGGVDIVVAQGYEAGGHTGEIASMVLLPEVVDAVGDRVPVLAAGGIGSGRQVAAALALGAAGAWTGSVWLATREYLETMPESEAMQQALLAATSADTVRTRIYTGKPARLLKTRWTEAWARPDAPEPLPMPLQNLLVSGAHNRIHAAADPSVVSMPAGQVIGGLHEVRAVADVVAELRTGFDAAVGRLSTIRDTTG; this comes from the coding sequence ATGCGTACGGTCCTGTGCGACACGCTCGGCACGGAGTTGCCGATCGCCGGATTCACGCCGTCCGAGCATGTCGCCGCGGCGCTCAGCAGGGCGGGCGGACTCGGTGTGCTCGGCTGCGTCCGGTTCAACGACGCCGAGGAACTGGACAAGGTACTCGGCTGGATGGACGCCAACACCGACGGCAAGCCCTACGGTGTCGACATCGTGATGCCTGCGAAGGTGCCCGCCGAGGGAAAACAGGTCGACCTCGACAAGCTGATTCCGGAGGAGCACAAGGCTTTCGTCGAGCGCACGCTCGCCGAACTCGGGGTTCCCGAGTTACCGGAGGGCACCGAGGAACGCGCGGGCGTCCTCGGCTGGCTGCACTCGGTGGCCCGCTCGCACGTCGAGGTCGCGCTGGAGCACCGCATCGCGCTCATCGCCAACGCGCTCGGCTCTCCACCGCCGGATGTCATCGGGCAGGCACACGAGCACGGTGTTCCGGTCGCGGCTCTCGCGGGAACCGCCGAGCACGCGGCCAGGCACGTGGCGGGCGGGGTCGACATCGTCGTGGCACAGGGTTACGAGGCGGGAGGGCACACCGGCGAGATTGCCTCCATGGTGTTGCTGCCGGAGGTGGTCGACGCGGTCGGTGACCGGGTGCCGGTGCTCGCCGCGGGTGGCATCGGCTCGGGAAGGCAGGTCGCCGCCGCGCTCGCGCTCGGCGCGGCGGGTGCCTGGACGGGCTCGGTGTGGCTGGCGACAAGGGAATACCTGGAGACCATGCCGGAGTCGGAGGCCATGCAGCAGGCTCTGCTCGCCGCGACCTCGGCCGACACCGTGCGGACCCGGATCTACACCGGCAAGCCCGCTCGGCTGCTCAAGACGCGGTGGACCGAGGCGTGGGCGCGGCCGGATGCTCCGGAACCGTTGCCGATGCCGTTGCAGAACCTGCTCGTCTCCGGGGCGCACAACCGCATCCACGCCGCCGCCGACCCGAGCGTGGTGTCGATGCCAGCCGGTCAGGTGATCGGCGGGTTGCACGAGGTACGTGCCGTCGCCGACGTGGTCGCCGAGCTCAGGACCGGTTTCGACGCCGCGGTCGGCAGGCTGAGCACCATCAGGGACACCACCGGCTGA
- a CDS encoding acyl-CoA synthetase → MSTDTAAHSGASANTETIGLWNIAAETPERLAVVDPDGTEISYATLAAKANAYAGGLRELGLGTGDVVVVLQPNGVELLAAYFAAIQSGLYVVLVNWHLVGPEVAYILTDSGAKAFLAHERFADIAVAAADEAGLADNARFAVGDVPGFTDIARLGESTQGRPAGRTAGSPMLYTSGTTGRPKGVRRPLTGQDPDAVPAASTWFFGIFGLRQGDGHVHLCGSPLYHTAVLNFVAISIQLGHSAVLMDRWDAEDMLVLIERHRVTHSHMVPTQFRRLLALPEEVRARYDVSSLRAMIHGAAPCPQEIKRRMLEWWGPVVIEYYAATEGGGTSIGGEEWLRKPGSVGRPWPGSVVKVLDDSGAELPPGQTGTVYLRMGGSSFEYHKDKAKTEKARVGDLFTLGDVGYLDEDGYLFLHDRKNDMIISGGVNIYPAEIENELVLHPKVGDVAVFGVPHADWGEQVKAVVQPAEGVAPSEELTEELLAYAASRLAKFKLPRSVDYVELLPRDPNGKLYKRRLRDPYWRDHGTAI, encoded by the coding sequence ATGTCGACTGACACCGCAGCCCACTCCGGGGCTTCCGCGAACACCGAGACCATCGGCCTCTGGAACATCGCCGCCGAGACGCCGGAGCGCCTCGCTGTGGTCGATCCGGACGGCACCGAGATCAGTTACGCGACGCTGGCCGCGAAGGCCAACGCCTACGCCGGCGGGCTTCGCGAACTGGGACTTGGCACGGGGGACGTCGTCGTCGTGCTCCAGCCCAACGGTGTCGAACTGCTCGCGGCGTATTTCGCGGCGATCCAGTCGGGCCTCTACGTGGTGCTGGTCAACTGGCATCTCGTCGGGCCGGAGGTCGCCTACATCCTCACCGATTCGGGAGCGAAGGCGTTTCTTGCCCACGAACGGTTCGCCGACATCGCCGTCGCGGCGGCCGACGAGGCCGGTCTGGCGGACAACGCGAGGTTCGCCGTCGGCGACGTGCCCGGCTTCACCGACATCGCGCGGCTGGGCGAAAGCACGCAAGGCCGCCCAGCCGGGCGCACCGCTGGCTCGCCCATGCTGTACACCTCGGGGACGACGGGACGGCCGAAGGGTGTGCGCAGGCCGCTCACCGGGCAGGATCCCGATGCGGTGCCCGCCGCCTCGACCTGGTTTTTCGGGATTTTCGGGCTGCGGCAAGGAGATGGCCACGTTCACCTGTGCGGATCGCCGCTCTACCACACCGCCGTACTGAACTTCGTCGCGATTTCGATCCAGCTCGGGCATTCCGCGGTGCTCATGGACCGCTGGGACGCCGAGGACATGCTCGTGCTCATCGAACGCCATCGCGTGACGCACAGCCACATGGTGCCCACCCAGTTCCGGCGGCTGCTGGCCCTGCCGGAGGAGGTGAGGGCCCGCTACGACGTGTCCTCGCTCAGGGCCATGATCCACGGCGCCGCGCCGTGCCCTCAGGAGATCAAGCGGCGCATGCTCGAATGGTGGGGTCCTGTCGTGATCGAGTACTACGCGGCCACCGAAGGCGGCGGCACCTCGATCGGCGGCGAGGAGTGGCTGCGCAAACCGGGCTCGGTAGGCAGGCCATGGCCGGGTTCGGTCGTGAAGGTACTCGACGACTCCGGAGCCGAACTGCCGCCGGGACAGACCGGCACGGTGTACCTGCGCATGGGTGGTTCGTCGTTCGAATACCACAAGGACAAGGCCAAAACGGAGAAAGCACGCGTCGGCGACCTGTTCACCCTCGGCGACGTCGGCTATCTCGACGAGGACGGCTACCTGTTCCTGCACGACAGGAAAAACGACATGATCATCTCCGGCGGGGTCAACATCTACCCGGCCGAGATCGAGAACGAACTGGTGCTGCACCCGAAGGTCGGCGACGTCGCGGTGTTCGGCGTCCCGCACGCCGACTGGGGCGAACAGGTCAAGGCGGTCGTGCAACCGGCGGAGGGAGTCGCGCCCTCCGAGGAGCTGACGGAGGAACTGCTCGCCTATGCCGCGAGCAGGCTGGCGAAGTTCAAACTCCCTCGCAGCGTCGACTACGTGGAGCTGCTTCCCAGGGACCCCAACGGAAAGCTCTACAAGCGGCGGCTTCGCGACCCCTACTGGCGCGATCACGGCACCGCGATCTGA
- a CDS encoding thiolase domain-containing protein gives MTDVAVVGFAQAPQVRRTHGTTNGVEMLVPVFADLFEQTGLSKKDIGFWCSGSSDYLAGRAFSFIAAIDAIGAFPPINESHVEMDAAWALYEAWLKIRTGEVETALVYGFGKSSAGQLRRVLSLQLDPYVTAPLWPDSVSIAGIQARLGLDAGLWNEKDLAEVASRSRRDAENNPFAQVRGTEGAPELLAAPYVAEPLRAHDIAPVTDGAAAIVLASARRAADLVERPAIITGIDHRVDSSAIGARDLTRSPSTETAGARAGAGEDPVQIAEIHAPFSHQELIVREALGLGGDVRVTPSGGALTGNPMFSAGLIRIGEAARQILAGNAIRTLAHATSGPALQQNLVAVLEKG, from the coding sequence ATGACAGACGTCGCCGTGGTCGGGTTCGCGCAGGCACCACAGGTGCGGCGCACCCACGGCACCACCAACGGCGTGGAGATGCTGGTTCCCGTCTTCGCCGACCTGTTCGAGCAAACCGGGCTGTCCAAGAAGGACATCGGGTTCTGGTGTTCCGGCTCGTCGGACTACCTCGCCGGAAGGGCCTTCTCGTTCATTGCCGCGATCGACGCCATCGGCGCTTTCCCTCCCATCAACGAGTCGCATGTGGAGATGGACGCGGCGTGGGCGCTGTACGAGGCGTGGCTGAAGATCCGCACCGGCGAGGTGGAAACCGCCCTGGTATACGGATTCGGCAAATCCTCGGCTGGGCAACTGCGCAGGGTGCTCTCCCTGCAACTCGACCCCTACGTCACGGCTCCACTGTGGCCGGACTCGGTGAGCATCGCGGGCATACAGGCCCGGCTCGGCCTCGACGCGGGACTGTGGAACGAAAAGGACCTCGCCGAGGTGGCCTCCCGCAGCAGGCGAGACGCGGAGAACAACCCGTTCGCGCAAGTTCGCGGCACCGAGGGGGCACCGGAACTGCTGGCCGCGCCGTATGTCGCGGAACCGTTGCGGGCACACGACATCGCGCCCGTCACCGACGGCGCGGCCGCGATCGTGCTCGCCTCGGCGCGCAGGGCGGCCGACCTCGTGGAACGGCCCGCGATCATCACCGGCATCGACCACCGCGTCGACTCCTCGGCGATCGGCGCCCGCGACCTGACCCGCTCCCCCTCCACCGAGACGGCGGGCGCGCGCGCAGGGGCGGGCGAGGATCCGGTGCAGATCGCCGAAATCCACGCGCCGTTCAGCCATCAGGAACTCATCGTGCGGGAAGCGCTCGGGCTGGGCGGCGACGTGCGCGTCACTCCTTCCGGCGGCGCGCTGACAGGTAACCCGATGTTCTCGGCGGGCCTGATCCGGATCGGCGAGGCCGCCAGACAGATTCTCGCCGGCAACGCGATCCGCACGCTGGCACACGCGACGAGCGGGCCCGCGCTGCAACAGAACCTGGTTGCCGTACTGGAGAAAGGCTGA
- a CDS encoding crotonase/enoyl-CoA hydratase family protein translates to MEQPHALVEQRGHTLVVTMNRPSARNALTGEMMAIMVEAWDRVDEDPEIRSCVLTGAGGVFCAGADLKSMNRNSPDAAFGSGSFDPSTIEGLLKGRRLRKPLIAAVEGAAIAGGTEILQGTDIRVAGESATFGVAEARWGLFPLGGSAVRLPRQIPYTVAAELLVTGRHFGAAEAKEIGLIGHVVPDGTALDKAIEIADRIAANGPLAVQAILRTIRDTEGMHENDAFAVEAKYGMAVFASQDAKEGPRAFTEKRAPRFTGR, encoded by the coding sequence ATGGAGCAGCCGCACGCACTGGTAGAACAACGCGGGCACACGCTTGTGGTGACGATGAACCGGCCTTCCGCGCGCAACGCGCTGACCGGCGAGATGATGGCGATCATGGTCGAGGCGTGGGATCGCGTCGACGAAGACCCCGAGATCCGCAGTTGTGTACTGACCGGCGCCGGTGGCGTGTTCTGCGCCGGAGCCGACCTGAAGTCGATGAACCGCAACAGCCCCGACGCCGCGTTCGGCAGCGGCTCCTTCGACCCCAGCACCATCGAGGGGCTGCTGAAGGGGCGCCGGTTGCGCAAGCCGCTCATCGCGGCGGTGGAAGGAGCCGCGATCGCGGGCGGCACGGAGATCCTGCAAGGCACCGACATCAGGGTCGCGGGAGAGAGCGCGACCTTCGGGGTCGCCGAGGCGCGCTGGGGCCTGTTCCCGCTCGGCGGGTCGGCCGTGCGGCTGCCCAGGCAGATCCCCTACACCGTTGCCGCGGAACTACTGGTGACCGGAAGGCATTTCGGCGCGGCGGAGGCCAAGGAGATCGGGCTCATCGGCCACGTCGTTCCCGATGGGACGGCGCTGGACAAGGCCATCGAGATCGCCGACCGGATCGCGGCCAACGGACCACTCGCCGTTCAGGCCATCCTGCGCACCATCAGGGACACCGAGGGCATGCACGAAAACGACGCGTTCGCCGTCGAGGCAAAGTACGGCATGGCGGTGTTCGCCAGCCAGGACGCCAAGGAAGGGCCAAGGGCGTTCACCGAGAAGCGCGCGCCGCGTTTCACCGGTCGCTGA
- a CDS encoding SRPBCC family protein yields MALRQVSVTRTIPAPPERIFDLLTDPAKHPLLDGSGSVRAATGANPARLRMGSTFGMDMRMGAPYRIRNTVVEFEENRLIAWRHFFGHRWRWQLRPAGEGRTEVTETFDWSTARIPRFIELTRFPAKNKIGIRKTLDHLAGMFGAE; encoded by the coding sequence ATGGCACTACGTCAGGTCAGCGTCACGCGCACGATTCCCGCTCCACCCGAACGGATCTTCGACCTGCTCACCGACCCCGCGAAACATCCGTTGCTCGACGGATCGGGGTCGGTGAGAGCGGCTACCGGCGCCAACCCGGCCAGGCTGCGGATGGGCTCGACGTTCGGCATGGACATGCGCATGGGCGCGCCCTACCGCATCCGCAACACGGTGGTCGAGTTCGAGGAGAACCGGCTCATCGCCTGGCGGCACTTCTTCGGCCACCGCTGGCGGTGGCAGCTGCGGCCGGCAGGCGAGGGCAGGACCGAGGTCACCGAGACCTTCGACTGGTCGACGGCCAGGATCCCGCGCTTCATCGAGCTGACCCGCTTCCCCGCCAAGAACAAGATCGGCATCAGGAAGACGCTCGATCACTTGGCGGGGATGTTCGGCGCGGAGTAG
- a CDS encoding acyl-CoA synthetase — MALNIADLLEHAVDAVPERTAVICGGENVSYAELDTRANRLANYLASAGIGKGDHIGVYSRNSIEMIETMFAAYKLRAIAVNVNYRYVHAELAYLFTNADLTVLVHEKQYSAKVAAVLPEAPKLKHVLAIDDGSSEERADTPDSVVTVGYEQALAQGSPERNFAERSPDDLYILYTGGTTGYPKGVLWRHEDVWRALGGGIDFITGEYVADEWTLAEQGKAGGLVRLPAAPLIHGAAQWAAFGALFAGGTVVFVPQFDADEVWRAIERHKVQVLTIVGDAMARPMLDAYREGGYDASSLVAVSSHAALFSHSVKQEYLAEFPGVVLTDAIGSSESGFTGIGMMGKDADHSAGPRVNFGKDAILLGDDDEIVPVEPGAIGRIGRRGHVPLGYYKDPGKSATIFVEAGGARYVVPGDYARYEADGTVTLLGRGSQCVNTGGEKVFPEEVEAALKSHPDVFDALVIAVADERLGQRVGAVIAPRAGRTLDLGAVEDHVRTRIAGYKVPRSTWIVPEVSRLPSGKPDYPWAQRHAAGNEPVAAQPTN, encoded by the coding sequence GTGGCCCTCAACATCGCGGATTTACTGGAGCACGCCGTCGACGCCGTGCCGGAACGCACCGCGGTCATCTGCGGCGGTGAGAATGTCAGCTACGCCGAGCTCGACACGCGCGCCAACCGGCTCGCCAACTACCTTGCCTCGGCCGGGATCGGCAAGGGTGATCACATTGGTGTCTATTCCCGCAATTCCATCGAGATGATCGAGACGATGTTCGCCGCGTACAAGCTGCGGGCGATCGCCGTCAACGTCAACTACCGCTATGTGCACGCCGAACTGGCCTACCTGTTCACCAACGCCGACCTCACCGTGCTGGTGCACGAGAAGCAGTACTCCGCCAAGGTCGCCGCCGTCCTGCCGGAGGCGCCCAAGCTGAAACATGTTTTAGCAATTGACGATGGCTCGTCGGAGGAGCGCGCGGATACGCCCGACTCCGTCGTCACGGTCGGCTACGAGCAGGCGCTGGCGCAGGGCAGCCCTGAACGGAACTTCGCGGAGCGCAGCCCCGACGATCTCTACATCCTCTACACCGGTGGTACGACCGGGTATCCCAAGGGCGTGCTGTGGCGGCACGAGGACGTGTGGCGCGCGCTCGGCGGTGGTATCGACTTCATCACCGGCGAGTACGTCGCCGACGAGTGGACGTTGGCGGAACAGGGAAAGGCGGGCGGCCTCGTCCGGCTTCCGGCTGCTCCGCTGATTCACGGCGCGGCGCAGTGGGCGGCGTTCGGCGCGCTCTTCGCGGGCGGCACGGTGGTGTTCGTGCCGCAGTTCGACGCCGACGAGGTGTGGAGGGCGATCGAACGGCACAAGGTGCAGGTGCTCACGATCGTCGGTGACGCCATGGCGCGCCCGATGCTCGACGCCTACCGGGAGGGCGGCTACGACGCCTCGTCGCTCGTGGCCGTTTCCAGCCACGCGGCGTTGTTCTCCCATTCGGTCAAGCAGGAATACCTCGCCGAGTTTCCCGGTGTCGTGCTGACCGACGCGATCGGTTCGTCGGAAAGCGGCTTCACCGGTATCGGGATGATGGGCAAGGACGCCGACCATTCCGCGGGACCTCGCGTCAATTTCGGCAAGGACGCCATCCTGCTCGGCGACGACGACGAGATCGTTCCGGTCGAGCCGGGCGCGATCGGCCGGATCGGCAGGAGGGGACACGTTCCGCTGGGCTACTACAAGGATCCGGGCAAGAGCGCGACGATCTTCGTCGAGGCGGGCGGCGCCCGCTACGTGGTTCCCGGCGACTACGCCCGTTACGAGGCGGACGGCACGGTGACCTTGCTCGGCCGGGGTTCGCAGTGCGTCAACACCGGAGGGGAGAAGGTGTTCCCCGAGGAGGTCGAGGCCGCGCTCAAGTCGCATCCCGACGTGTTCGACGCGCTCGTCATCGCCGTCGCCGACGAACGCCTGGGGCAGCGGGTCGGTGCCGTCATCGCGCCCCGCGCCGGAAGGACACTCGATCTCGGCGCGGTCGAGGACCATGTGCGCACCAGGATCGCCGGGTACAAGGTGCCGCGCAGCACCTGGATCGTGCCCGAGGTGTCCCGGCTGCCCAGCGGAAAGCCCGACTACCCGTGGGCGCAGCGGCACGCGGCCGGCAACGAACCCGTCGCCGCGCAGCCGACCAACTAG
- a CDS encoding Zn-ribbon domain-containing OB-fold protein: protein MNAVGTTAPLSAPLDVGFDYTRSTGPVLGRFVNALRERRVLGVRGSDGRVHVPPVEYDPVTAAPLTEFVEVSGEGTVVSWSWVVEPLAGQPLQRPFAFALIALDGADTSLLHAVDAGSPEGIHTGMRVEARWAAEPVGHIRDIAYFAGVNAPEDPPPVSPPPPVADRDEGAPVSTIVTPVHLSYQHSASPEESRYLRGLADGKLIGQRCPACGKVYIPPRGACPTDGVPTTTEVFLPDTGIVTTFCIVNVPFLGQRIQPPYVAAYVLLDGADIAFLHLVLGCEADEVRMGMRVRAAWRPREEWTTSLENIAHFEPTGEPDAPYESFAHHL from the coding sequence GTGAATGCCGTCGGTACCACCGCCCCGCTCTCGGCTCCGCTCGACGTCGGCTTCGACTACACGCGCTCGACCGGCCCGGTGCTCGGCCGGTTCGTCAATGCCCTGCGCGAACGCCGCGTCCTCGGCGTTCGCGGCTCGGACGGGCGCGTGCACGTCCCCCCTGTCGAATACGATCCCGTGACGGCGGCACCACTCACCGAGTTCGTCGAAGTCTCCGGTGAAGGCACGGTGGTGTCCTGGTCGTGGGTCGTCGAACCCCTTGCCGGACAACCGCTTCAGCGTCCCTTCGCCTTCGCCTTGATCGCGCTGGACGGCGCGGACACCAGCCTGCTGCACGCCGTCGACGCCGGTTCCCCAGAGGGAATCCACACCGGGATGCGGGTCGAGGCGCGCTGGGCAGCCGAGCCGGTGGGACACATCAGGGACATCGCCTACTTCGCGGGCGTGAACGCCCCTGAGGACCCGCCGCCCGTGTCACCACCGCCGCCCGTCGCCGACCGGGACGAGGGCGCGCCGGTGAGCACGATCGTCACGCCGGTGCACTTGAGCTACCAGCATTCCGCTTCGCCAGAGGAAAGCAGATACCTGCGCGGCCTTGCCGACGGCAAACTCATCGGGCAGCGCTGTCCCGCGTGCGGCAAGGTCTACATCCCGCCGCGCGGCGCCTGCCCCACCGACGGCGTGCCGACCACGACCGAGGTCTTCCTCCCCGACACCGGCATCGTCACCACCTTCTGCATCGTCAACGTTCCCTTCCTCGGCCAGCGCATCCAGCCGCCCTACGTCGCCGCCTACGTCCTGCTCGACGGCGCCGACATCGCCTTCCTCCACCTCGTGCTCGGCTGCGAGGCCGACGAGGTGCGAATGGGGATGCGCGTGCGCGCCGCGTGGCGACCACGCGAGGAATGGACAACGTCGCTGGAGAACATCGCGCACTTCGAGCCGACCGGCGAACCGGACGCGCCGTACGAGTCCTTCGCCCATCACCTGTGA